From one Halothece sp. PCC 7418 genomic stretch:
- the ligA gene encoding NAD-dependent DNA ligase LigA, with amino-acid sequence MLTVNTEQWVNQLRRQLQRANYAYYLQDNPIMEDEVYDRLYRELQALEEKYPELITPDSPTQRVGGGVSEGFASVKHNIPLYSLENAFDLSELAQWVARWQNQVSEETTVNYVCELKIDGNALALTYENGILVRGVTRGDGETGEEITNNVRTIRTIPLRLDLENPPARVEVRGEAFLPRKTFEKINQARSENGEARFANPRNATSGTLRQLDPKVVAKRQLDFFAYTLYVIDENTTINPKTQAESLESLQEMGFQVNPNHKICQSLKQVGDYYQKWQEEREKLPYETDGVVIKINSYALQEKLGFTQKFPRWAIALKFPAEEAPTKLKEITVNVGRTGAVTPLAHLEPVSLAGTTVQRATLHNTDFINELDVRIGDTVVVRKAGDIIPEIVRVLPELRPESAQPFIMPTECPECGSRLVRPEGEAVTRCVNVSCPAILRGSLVHFASRDAMDINGLGEKMVENLVSQGLVTSVADLYHLTVEQLTQLERVGKQSASNLVSAIAQSKHQPWSRVLYGLGIRYVGKVNAETLTERFSTVEELARASVEDLKAVEGIGEEIARSVYQWFRIEANQALVKQLQETGLNFQAEATETPPAETTIAQPFAGKKFVLTGKLKHLTRSEAQQLIERAGGKVSSSVSSKTDYVLVGDKGGSKQKKAQELNIPQMTEDEFQARTMGL; translated from the coding sequence CTGCTGACCGTGAATACTGAGCAATGGGTTAACCAACTGCGCCGACAATTGCAACGGGCGAACTATGCCTATTATTTGCAAGATAATCCGATTATGGAAGATGAAGTGTATGATCGGCTTTATCGTGAGTTACAGGCGTTAGAAGAAAAATATCCAGAACTCATAACACCAGATAGTCCAACCCAGCGTGTGGGAGGGGGTGTTTCTGAGGGGTTTGCTTCAGTGAAGCATAATATTCCCCTTTACAGTTTAGAAAATGCCTTTGATTTGAGTGAGTTAGCACAGTGGGTCGCCCGTTGGCAAAATCAAGTTTCAGAAGAAACAACCGTTAATTATGTTTGTGAGTTAAAAATTGATGGCAATGCCCTCGCTTTAACTTATGAAAATGGTATTTTAGTCCGTGGGGTGACCCGTGGTGATGGAGAAACAGGAGAAGAAATTACTAATAATGTGCGAACCATTCGGACAATTCCCTTACGATTAGATTTAGAAAATCCGCCAGCACGAGTGGAAGTGAGAGGAGAGGCGTTTCTTCCCCGGAAAACCTTTGAAAAAATTAATCAAGCCCGCAGTGAAAACGGAGAAGCCCGATTTGCGAATCCACGAAATGCGACATCGGGAACATTACGACAACTTGATCCGAAAGTGGTGGCAAAACGTCAACTTGATTTTTTTGCTTATACCCTTTATGTAATCGATGAAAACACAACGATTAATCCCAAAACGCAAGCGGAATCTTTAGAGAGTTTGCAGGAAATGGGATTTCAGGTGAATCCGAATCATAAAATTTGTCAGTCCTTAAAACAAGTCGGGGACTATTATCAGAAATGGCAAGAAGAACGAGAAAAACTCCCTTATGAAACCGATGGCGTGGTCATTAAAATTAATTCTTATGCGCTACAAGAGAAACTGGGATTTACTCAGAAATTCCCTCGTTGGGCGATCGCGCTGAAGTTTCCCGCCGAAGAAGCCCCAACGAAGCTCAAAGAAATTACAGTTAATGTGGGACGCACTGGCGCAGTCACTCCTTTGGCTCATCTTGAACCCGTTTCTTTAGCGGGAACAACGGTGCAACGGGCAACCCTCCACAATACTGATTTTATCAATGAATTGGATGTCAGAATCGGCGATACGGTTGTGGTACGCAAAGCAGGGGATATCATTCCTGAGATTGTCCGCGTGTTACCAGAATTACGCCCAGAGTCCGCGCAGCCTTTCATAATGCCTACCGAATGCCCCGAGTGCGGGTCGCGATTAGTACGCCCAGAAGGGGAAGCAGTGACCCGTTGCGTGAATGTTTCTTGTCCTGCTATCTTACGGGGCAGTCTCGTCCATTTTGCCTCTCGGGATGCCATGGATATTAATGGACTGGGAGAGAAAATGGTGGAAAATCTCGTCAGTCAAGGTCTGGTGACATCAGTTGCCGATTTATATCACTTAACCGTTGAGCAATTGACCCAATTGGAACGAGTGGGGAAACAATCGGCTAGTAATTTAGTGAGCGCGATCGCGCAATCCAAACATCAACCTTGGTCACGGGTGTTATATGGTTTAGGCATCCGCTATGTGGGGAAAGTGAATGCAGAAACCTTAACTGAGCGTTTTTCCACCGTGGAGGAGTTAGCAAGGGCGAGTGTGGAAGACTTAAAAGCAGTGGAAGGGATTGGGGAAGAAATTGCGCGATCGGTGTATCAGTGGTTTAGAATCGAAGCCAATCAAGCCCTAGTTAAACAATTACAAGAGACGGGACTCAATTTCCAAGCCGAAGCGACAGAAACGCCCCCCGCAGAAACAACAATTGCTCAACCTTTTGCAGGGAAAAAGTTTGTTTTAACGGGAAAACTCAAACACTTGACTCGGAGTGAAGCCCAACAACTTATTGAACGCGCTGGGGGAAAAGTCAGTTCCTCGGTTAGTTCCAAAACCGATTACGTTTTAGTGGGTGACAAAGGCGGATCGAAACAAAAGAAAGCTCAAGAACTGAATATTCCTCAAATGACAGAAGATGAGTTTCAAGCACGAACAATGGGCTTATAA
- a CDS encoding tetratricopeptide repeat protein produces MVNNPDNSQIQADLDEAIQLKNKGQLDQALNKIEQILIISPDHAPTLNQLGAIHLARKEFEKAIAAYQKNIEFKPKNAQAYHGLGDAYLGMNNFTEAITAYQKALEINPQLPPYVHKKLGDAFQQAGQKQAAITAYQKAVELNPNQAGFYNVLGDVYLQTNNPKEAITAYQKALEINPQLPPYVHKKLGDALKQGGQIEEAIATYQSAIALNPDKPWLYHALGQIYFQTNQLAEAVTAFETFVELKNDNPNVYQKLGQVYHKQGKVKEASQCYKNAIALKPENPQVYRLIGDLFLENGREEQALKAYRRALSQS; encoded by the coding sequence ATGGTTAATAATCCAGATAACTCTCAGATTCAAGCTGATCTCGATGAAGCGATCCAACTGAAAAACAAGGGTCAATTGGATCAAGCTCTTAATAAAATCGAACAAATATTAATTATTTCTCCTGATCATGCCCCAACCCTCAATCAACTGGGAGCAATTCACCTCGCTAGAAAAGAATTTGAGAAAGCAATTGCAGCTTATCAAAAAAACATTGAATTCAAACCGAAGAATGCTCAGGCTTACCATGGTTTAGGGGATGCTTACTTGGGAATGAACAATTTCACAGAAGCAATTACCGCCTACCAAAAAGCCCTAGAAATTAATCCCCAGTTACCGCCTTATGTGCATAAAAAATTAGGGGATGCCTTCCAGCAAGCTGGACAAAAGCAAGCAGCAATTACCGCTTACCAAAAAGCAGTAGAACTCAATCCGAATCAAGCAGGCTTTTATAATGTTTTAGGTGATGTTTACTTGCAAACGAACAATCCCAAAGAAGCAATTACCGCCTACCAAAAAGCCCTAGAAATTAATCCCCAGTTACCGCCTTATGTGCATAAAAAACTCGGCGATGCTTTGAAACAAGGGGGACAAATAGAAGAAGCCATTGCTACTTATCAAAGCGCGATCGCGCTGAATCCAGACAAACCATGGCTTTATCATGCTTTAGGTCAGATTTATTTCCAAACCAACCAGCTAGCAGAAGCAGTGACGGCTTTCGAGACATTTGTTGAATTGAAAAATGACAACCCCAATGTTTATCAAAAGTTGGGTCAGGTGTATCACAAACAAGGCAAAGTCAAGGAAGCCTCCCAATGTTATAAAAACGCGATCGCGCTGAAACCCGAAAACCCCCAAGTCTATCGCCTCATTGGTGACCTTTTCCTCGAAAATGGACGGGAAGAGCAAGCATTGAAAGCCTACCGTCGCGCTCTTTCTCAATCCTAA
- a CDS encoding protochlorophyllide reductase, whose protein sequence is MADNQRSTVVITGASSGVGLYTAKALADTDQWDIVMACRDLEKSEKAAQQVGIPKDRYTVIPIDLANFDSVREFVNNFRSTGKSLDALVCNAAVYMPILKEPKRNPDGYELTVATNHLGHFLLCNLLLEDLKKSNSPDPRLVILGTVTANRKELGGKIPIPAPPDLGDLKGFEDGFKAPISMINGKKFKPGKAYKDSKLCNVLTMKELHRRYHDATGITFSSLYPGCVAESPLFRNHYSLFQKIFPWFQKKITGGYISEAEAGKRVAAVVKDPEYKQSGAYWSWGNRQKKDGKSFVQEMSPEATDEAKAQRLWELSAKLVGLE, encoded by the coding sequence ATGGCAGACAATCAACGTTCCACAGTTGTGATTACTGGGGCTTCATCAGGGGTCGGTTTATACACCGCCAAAGCACTTGCTGATACCGATCAATGGGATATCGTCATGGCCTGTCGTGACTTGGAAAAAAGCGAAAAAGCAGCGCAACAAGTCGGAATTCCGAAAGATCGCTATACCGTGATTCCTATTGATTTGGCTAACTTTGACAGTGTTCGTGAATTCGTCAATAACTTCCGTTCTACTGGCAAATCCCTAGATGCGCTGGTGTGTAATGCTGCGGTTTATATGCCGATTCTCAAAGAACCCAAACGCAACCCCGATGGCTATGAACTCACGGTAGCAACCAACCATCTGGGACATTTTCTCCTCTGTAATTTACTCTTAGAAGACCTCAAAAAATCCAATTCTCCAGATCCCCGCTTAGTGATTCTCGGCACTGTAACCGCTAACCGTAAAGAACTCGGGGGTAAAATTCCCATCCCAGCACCGCCCGATTTAGGAGATCTCAAAGGCTTTGAAGACGGATTTAAAGCGCCAATTTCCATGATTAATGGCAAGAAATTTAAGCCAGGTAAAGCCTACAAAGACAGTAAACTGTGCAATGTGCTGACCATGAAGGAACTGCACCGACGCTATCACGACGCAACAGGAATTACCTTCAGTTCCCTTTATCCTGGCTGTGTCGCGGAAAGTCCGTTATTCCGAAATCACTATTCTCTTTTCCAGAAAATCTTCCCCTGGTTCCAAAAAAAGATCACGGGGGGGTATATTTCGGAAGCAGAAGCTGGAAAACGAGTGGCAGCAGTGGTTAAAGATCCCGAATACAAACAATCTGGTGCATACTGGAGTTGGGGGAATCGTCAGAAAAAAGATGGGAAATCCTTTGTTCAAGAAATGTCCCCTGAAGCCACAGACGAAGCGAAAGCGCAACGGTTGTGGGAATTGAGTGCGAAATTGGTCGGACTAGAATAA
- a CDS encoding rhodanese-like domain-containing protein — protein sequence MADTPFQHISVEDLAIALQTNPSESIQLIDVREPQEVETAAIPGFINLPLSQYEYWAQEIHTHLDTEKETLVICHHGIRSAQMCYWLNQQGFSNVKNIIGGIDAYSLAIDSSIPRY from the coding sequence ATGGCTGATACTCCGTTTCAACACATCTCAGTAGAAGACCTTGCGATCGCGCTGCAAACCAACCCTTCCGAAAGCATTCAGTTAATTGATGTCAGAGAACCGCAAGAAGTGGAAACAGCAGCAATTCCTGGGTTTATCAATCTGCCTTTAAGCCAATATGAATACTGGGCTCAAGAAATTCACACTCACTTGGATACCGAGAAAGAAACGCTTGTGATCTGTCATCACGGGATTCGTTCCGCTCAAATGTGTTACTGGTTGAATCAACAAGGCTTCAGCAACGTCAAAAACATCATCGGCGGAATCGATGCTTATTCCCTTGCTATTGATTCATCTATTCCTCGTTATTAA
- a CDS encoding type IV pilus twitching motility protein PilT: MQLWLDNRNLAPVISPPPPPPRTPQNRQQEEVTEAHTESDVTQQMPSQKKGAMPPPPPPSGQRKATFRPKPKPSPSKGQPTLADIVNKANEEGFSDIHLGVGEVPRFRNRGEMDSSDYPETDQNTFMSWLYEILTEEEVEKFQTTLEFDGATQYDFARVRINVFDTLNGPGMVLRLIPLKILTMEQLKLPAVFKDICHYHKGMILVTGPTGSGKSTTLAAMVDYINQEMPKHIITIEDPIEFVHQSQRALIRQREVGMHTLEFDHALKASLREDPDVILIGEMRDRATVNTALKAAQTGHVVMGTLHTNSAVKTLERILSLYSPEEQPAMRVAIAESLVSVISQGLCRTTDGKRAAFHDILINTETVKEYIRDGKYDEITELMLDGEYDGMMTMNKSLFQLYQEGRISEETALEWSPTPNEMAQMLRGRV, from the coding sequence GTGCAATTATGGTTAGACAACCGCAATCTCGCCCCAGTAATCTCCCCCCCTCCACCTCCCCCTCGCACGCCTCAAAATCGGCAACAAGAGGAGGTCACCGAAGCCCACACTGAGTCGGATGTGACGCAACAAATGCCCTCACAGAAAAAAGGAGCAATGCCCCCTCCGCCTCCCCCTTCAGGGCAAAGAAAAGCCACCTTTCGACCGAAGCCTAAACCCTCGCCATCGAAAGGACAACCGACGTTAGCTGATATTGTCAATAAAGCCAACGAAGAGGGATTTTCCGATATTCACTTGGGGGTGGGAGAAGTTCCTCGTTTCCGCAACCGGGGAGAAATGGATTCTTCCGATTATCCCGAGACTGACCAGAATACGTTTATGAGTTGGTTATATGAAATCCTCACCGAAGAAGAAGTGGAGAAGTTTCAAACCACTTTAGAATTTGATGGGGCGACGCAATATGATTTTGCTCGGGTGCGGATTAATGTGTTTGATACTCTTAACGGGCCAGGGATGGTCTTGCGACTGATTCCTTTGAAAATTTTGACGATGGAACAGTTGAAGTTACCGGCGGTGTTTAAGGATATTTGCCATTATCACAAAGGGATGATTTTGGTAACAGGTCCCACGGGGTCTGGTAAGTCAACAACGTTGGCTGCAATGGTGGATTATATTAATCAGGAGATGCCTAAGCATATTATCACCATTGAAGATCCCATTGAGTTCGTCCATCAGAGTCAGAGGGCTTTAATCCGTCAACGGGAAGTGGGAATGCACACCCTAGAGTTTGATCACGCCTTGAAAGCCTCTTTACGGGAAGATCCAGACGTGATTTTAATTGGGGAGATGCGCGATCGCGCAACCGTCAACACGGCTCTGAAAGCAGCCCAAACGGGTCACGTGGTCATGGGAACTTTACACACCAACAGTGCGGTGAAAACCCTAGAACGGATTTTAAGCCTTTATAGCCCAGAAGAACAACCTGCCATGCGGGTTGCCATTGCGGAGTCTTTAGTATCGGTGATTTCCCAAGGGTTATGTCGCACCACGGATGGCAAACGGGCTGCCTTTCATGACATTTTGATCAACACCGAAACCGTGAAGGAGTACATTCGGGATGGCAAATATGACGAAATTACCGAATTGATGCTTGATGGGGAATATGATGGTATGATGACCATGAATAAGTCCCTGTTTCAACTCTATCAGGAAGGACGAATTAGCGAAGAAACTGCCCTCGAATGGTCGCCAACGCCCAATGAAATGGCGCAAATGCTTCGTGGACGCGTTTAA
- the hrcA gene encoding heat-inducible transcriptional repressor HrcA, which translates to MLKTMRLKERHQNILSATIRHYVATVEPVSSKTLVNEYDFTVSSATVRNAMGWLEKAGLLYQPHTSAGRIPSDSGYRTYVDQIMRPDQALREQLDQLLSNAIKEEVGSLEALLYGVAQLLASLSGYMAVITFPQQQTAYLRHLQLVPLDNQRIMLIIITDSYQTQSGLIDPPPWIAEKLALGEGIEEELDLLSNFLNQKLQGCSLAELATLKAVELEKEWKQDSEFLQEICQQLIQRCQTRPSSQILVRGISEVLRQPEFSQLQQVQTLLHLLEAEQEQLCSVIFDVVEAGSNERGVTVRIGSENPLEPMQTCSLIYANYYQGEAPSGSVGLIGPTRMLYENAIALVEVAADTLSQTLTKN; encoded by the coding sequence ATGCTTAAAACCATGCGCTTAAAAGAACGTCATCAAAATATTCTGTCTGCAACCATCCGTCATTATGTTGCCACAGTCGAACCGGTGAGTTCTAAAACCTTGGTCAACGAATATGATTTTACCGTCAGTTCGGCAACGGTTCGTAACGCAATGGGCTGGTTAGAAAAAGCAGGCTTACTGTATCAACCCCATACTTCTGCAGGACGGATTCCGTCGGACTCTGGGTATCGCACTTATGTTGACCAAATTATGCGACCGGATCAAGCACTGCGGGAACAATTGGATCAACTGCTGAGTAATGCAATTAAAGAAGAAGTGGGCAGTTTAGAAGCACTCCTTTATGGCGTGGCGCAACTCTTAGCCAGCTTAAGCGGTTACATGGCAGTTATTACCTTTCCTCAGCAACAAACGGCTTATTTACGGCATTTGCAACTGGTTCCTCTCGATAATCAGCGCATTATGCTCATTATTATTACCGACTCTTATCAAACTCAATCGGGATTAATCGATCCTCCGCCTTGGATTGCGGAAAAATTAGCACTCGGAGAAGGGATTGAAGAAGAACTGGATTTATTATCAAATTTTTTAAATCAAAAATTACAAGGTTGCTCACTTGCTGAGTTGGCGACACTGAAAGCGGTGGAATTAGAAAAAGAATGGAAACAAGACAGTGAGTTTTTGCAAGAGATTTGTCAACAACTGATTCAACGCTGTCAAACTCGTCCCTCTTCCCAAATTCTAGTGCGGGGAATTTCAGAAGTCTTACGCCAACCGGAATTTTCCCAATTACAACAAGTGCAAACCTTACTGCATTTGCTAGAAGCAGAACAGGAGCAATTGTGTTCTGTTATTTTTGATGTGGTGGAAGCAGGGAGTAATGAGAGGGGCGTGACGGTGAGGATTGGCTCGGAAAATCCTCTGGAACCGATGCAAACCTGTAGCTTGATTTACGCCAATTACTATCAGGGAGAAGCCCCTAGTGGTAGTGTGGGCTTAATCGGTCCGACGCGAATGCTTTATGAAAACGCGATCGCGCTGGTCGAAGTGGCTGCCGATACCCTCTCCCAAACCCTCACAAAAAATTAA
- the queG gene encoding tRNA epoxyqueuosine(34) reductase QueG: MSLNSTQIKAKAKSLGFHKVGIAAANNQEQIEAQTRLKNWLTLGYQADMKWMDNPKRFDLEKCLPNVQSVIAVALNYYTSHSQPENSEQGKVSRYAWGRDYHKVMQKKLKALARWLDEQAPEARSRYYSDTGPVQDKFWAQQAGLGWIAKNSNVITRDYGSWVFLGEVLTTLTLTPDSPHTEHCGTCTRCLEACPTDAFPQPFVVDANRCIAYHTIENRAEKLPENIDLKGWVAGCDICQEVCPWNQRFAQETDCEDFQLRSDHLAPNLAELAQLSAETWDQKTRGSALRRIKPEMWRRNARANLGKDGT, from the coding sequence ATGTCTTTAAATAGTACACAAATCAAAGCCAAAGCCAAATCACTTGGGTTTCATAAAGTGGGAATTGCTGCTGCTAATAATCAAGAACAAATTGAAGCCCAAACGCGCCTCAAAAACTGGTTAACCTTGGGTTATCAGGCGGATATGAAATGGATGGATAATCCGAAACGATTTGATTTAGAAAAATGTCTTCCTAATGTTCAATCTGTCATTGCAGTTGCCCTTAATTACTATACCTCTCATTCTCAACCTGAAAATTCAGAACAGGGAAAAGTCTCACGGTATGCTTGGGGACGAGATTATCATAAAGTAATGCAAAAAAAGCTGAAAGCTCTGGCGCGTTGGTTAGACGAACAAGCCCCAGAAGCGCGATCGCGCTATTATTCAGATACGGGCCCAGTGCAGGATAAGTTTTGGGCGCAACAAGCGGGACTCGGCTGGATTGCCAAAAATAGTAATGTGATTACGCGAGACTATGGGAGTTGGGTGTTTTTAGGGGAAGTCTTAACCACCTTAACTTTAACCCCAGATTCTCCCCATACTGAACATTGTGGCACTTGTACCCGTTGCTTAGAGGCTTGTCCCACTGATGCGTTTCCGCAACCGTTTGTGGTGGATGCGAATCGCTGTATTGCTTACCATACCATTGAAAACCGTGCCGAGAAGTTACCTGAAAATATCGATCTCAAGGGCTGGGTTGCAGGCTGTGATATTTGCCAAGAGGTTTGTCCATGGAATCAAAGATTTGCCCAAGAAACGGACTGTGAAGACTTTCAACTCCGATCAGATCATCTTGCTCCCAATTTAGCAGAATTAGCCCAATTATCGGCAGAAACTTGGGATCAAAAAACGCGGGGATCAGCCCTACGACGGATTAAGCCAGAAATGTGGCGACGGAATGCTCGTGCTAATCTGGGAAAAGATGG
- a CDS encoding circadian clock KaiB family protein, producing the protein MSDDQSYKGIALFTPGGDLIYGFDADKSKRWHLDLCEGLKELLNLKESPHFLVPAYTATMDQWLDPKSNRIQVSCEVYPLVQRYQPLLHAIFGIQQQWTVLPWQEGYGDPRIMETYHEQFPQLWENHDLVVNLESLRGTPLEQAPTRSQSPVPAPTSYILRLFVSGHSHSTTEALTTLHRLLEQKLSNSYTLKVVDIMKHPEQAELNQVSATPTLVRLYPEPVRRIVGEWDNVDRILQLIATP; encoded by the coding sequence ATGAGTGATGATCAATCCTATAAAGGTATTGCTTTATTTACCCCAGGGGGAGATTTAATTTATGGGTTCGATGCTGATAAAAGCAAACGTTGGCATCTTGACCTGTGTGAAGGTTTAAAAGAGTTACTGAATCTTAAAGAATCTCCCCACTTTCTTGTTCCTGCTTATACGGCAACGATGGATCAGTGGCTTGATCCGAAATCCAATCGGATACAAGTGTCTTGTGAGGTGTATCCGTTAGTACAACGCTATCAACCTCTACTCCATGCAATTTTTGGGATTCAACAGCAATGGACTGTTTTACCATGGCAAGAGGGGTATGGTGACCCCAGAATCATGGAAACCTATCACGAACAGTTTCCTCAACTTTGGGAGAATCATGACTTAGTGGTTAATTTAGAGTCGCTGCGAGGGACTCCTTTAGAGCAAGCACCTACCCGATCTCAATCCCCTGTCCCCGCCCCTACCAGCTACATTTTACGCTTATTTGTCTCTGGACACTCCCATAGCACAACAGAAGCCCTCACCACTCTACATCGCCTGTTAGAACAAAAACTCAGTAATTCTTATACGTTAAAAGTTGTCGATATTATGAAGCATCCAGAACAGGCGGAGTTAAATCAAGTTTCAGCAACTCCGACCTTAGTTCGCCTCTATCCAGAACCAGTGCGACGGATTGTTGGCGAGTGGGACAACGTAGATCGCATTTTACAGTTGATTGCCACGCCCTAG